A single genomic interval of Parvularcula marina harbors:
- a CDS encoding endonuclease III domain-containing protein: MQTSLTFTQNADLPVILDRLERSYGRATRHKRDAMRQLIFMVVAQGAAPSVGLAVFDRLQAVYPSWARLRDAEPRDLEALFIGLPDREKKARAIPEILKAIEAEHGELDLDHLAEMSTDAARIWLAALPGVSLSVASAVLAFSTLERPSLAVDRENVRPMRRLGLCPQGTPLSAVPREVMEGAPADWSGAQMASLSHGLGRLAATVCQRGKPACQRCPLMTLCPSSGHVAEVLAFPSAEARQAWAAKRSA; the protein is encoded by the coding sequence ATGCAAACGTCGCTCACATTTACCCAGAATGCGGACCTGCCCGTCATCCTCGACCGCCTCGAGCGGTCCTATGGACGGGCGACCCGGCACAAACGCGATGCCATGCGGCAACTCATCTTCATGGTGGTGGCGCAGGGCGCAGCTCCCTCGGTGGGGCTGGCTGTCTTTGACCGGCTTCAGGCGGTCTATCCCAGCTGGGCGCGCTTGCGCGATGCCGAGCCGCGCGACCTAGAGGCGCTATTTATCGGCCTGCCGGACCGGGAGAAAAAGGCGCGGGCCATCCCCGAAATTCTCAAAGCGATCGAAGCCGAGCATGGCGAGCTCGATCTCGACCATCTGGCGGAGATGTCGACCGACGCGGCGCGCATCTGGCTTGCCGCCCTGCCCGGTGTCAGCCTGTCGGTGGCGTCCGCCGTTCTTGCATTCTCAACCTTGGAGCGTCCGTCACTCGCTGTTGACCGCGAGAATGTGCGCCCGATGCGGCGGCTCGGGCTCTGCCCGCAGGGCACCCCTCTTTCAGCGGTCCCGCGTGAAGTCATGGAAGGTGCCCCGGCTGACTGGTCCGGTGCCCAGATGGCCAGCCTCTCTCATGGACTGGGGCGTCTCGCAGCCACTGTCTGCCAGCGCGGCAAGCCTGCCTGTCAGCGCTGCCCGCTGATGACACTTTGTCCGTCGAGCGGTCACGTCGCCGAAGTCCTCGCCTTTCCCAGCGCCGAAGCCCGGCAGGCATGGGCGGCTAAACGCTCCGCTTAA
- a CDS encoding cytochrome b: protein MLKNSRAAYGWIAIGLHWISAVGVITMYVLGERIEHAKEDGAAREVILSAIRLHQSIGVLFLFFLAAFVIQFFLQKRPSEYEQHPYLVLLSKWVKRLWILMICCQILTGPFLAWTGGRPLRVFDWFVLESPMERIGWLHEGLETIHAYAPNLFWPLIVLHVVGALKHLVIDKDGTMKRMIWPQKEA from the coding sequence ATGCTCAAGAATTCTCGCGCCGCCTATGGCTGGATCGCCATCGGACTTCACTGGATCTCCGCGGTCGGGGTGATCACGATGTATGTGCTCGGCGAGAGGATCGAGCATGCGAAAGAGGACGGCGCGGCACGCGAGGTCATTCTCTCCGCGATCCGGCTTCACCAGTCGATCGGCGTCCTGTTCCTGTTCTTCCTCGCCGCCTTCGTCATCCAGTTTTTCCTGCAGAAAAGACCGTCCGAATACGAACAGCATCCCTATCTGGTGCTGTTGTCAAAATGGGTGAAGCGGCTCTGGATCCTGATGATCTGCTGTCAGATCCTGACGGGGCCGTTCCTTGCCTGGACGGGCGGGCGGCCTTTGCGGGTCTTTGACTGGTTTGTGCTGGAAAGCCCGATGGAGCGGATCGGCTGGCTGCATGAAGGGCTTGAGACGATTCACGCCTATGCGCCGAACCTGTTCTGGCCACTGATCGTTCTGCATGTCGTCGGGGCGCTCAAGCACCTCGTCATCGACAAGGATGGCACGATGAAGCGAATGATCTGGCCGCAGAAAGAGGCGTAG
- a CDS encoding polyprenyl synthetase family protein, which translates to MSVSIMVGKSGDNPATPDFQQMRDAVETRLGDMVPPGTGPAEAARHSLLAPGKRLRAILTMIAAEECGGDARSALDAACAVEMVHTASLVFDDLPAMDDAELRRGVKTPHVLYGVDVAILAGIGLLNGAFGAIAGSVSLNDAQKTKMTRILSDAVGWSGLVGGQALDLTSGQNAASLEEIHDGKTGVLFEAAVLCGAVVGDVFEKMEPGFRAYATSLGRAYQAFDDILDQVADDRLAGKSTARDDGKLTALTGKEGLEDALGSAAQHLDAAKLALPVPANQASPLRLFADSIYEHFKTTFAKAAG; encoded by the coding sequence ATGAGTGTTTCCATCATGGTTGGGAAAAGCGGGGACAATCCGGCGACGCCGGATTTCCAGCAGATGCGCGATGCCGTGGAGACGCGGCTTGGCGACATGGTGCCGCCCGGCACGGGTCCAGCAGAAGCCGCGCGCCACAGCCTGCTTGCGCCCGGCAAGAGGTTGCGCGCGATTCTGACCATGATTGCCGCCGAGGAATGCGGCGGTGACGCCCGATCCGCGCTCGATGCGGCTTGCGCTGTTGAAATGGTGCATACGGCCAGTCTCGTTTTCGATGATCTGCCCGCGATGGATGATGCCGAGCTGCGCCGGGGGGTGAAGACCCCGCATGTGCTTTACGGGGTAGACGTTGCAATTCTGGCCGGGATCGGTCTTCTCAATGGCGCTTTCGGCGCGATTGCGGGGTCGGTCAGCCTGAATGATGCCCAGAAGACAAAGATGACGCGGATCCTTTCCGATGCGGTTGGATGGTCGGGTCTTGTTGGTGGGCAGGCACTCGATCTCACCTCAGGGCAGAATGCCGCCAGCCTTGAAGAAATCCATGACGGCAAGACAGGTGTTCTTTTCGAGGCGGCCGTTCTTTGCGGGGCCGTCGTTGGAGATGTATTCGAAAAAATGGAGCCCGGATTTCGGGCTTATGCGACGTCACTTGGGCGGGCCTATCAGGCCTTTGACGATATTCTCGATCAGGTGGCTGATGACCGGCTGGCTGGCAAAAGCACGGCACGCGACGACGGCAAGCTGACCGCCCTGACTGGCAAAGAGGGGCTTGAGGACGCGCTGGGGAGTGCTGCCCAGCATCTTGATGCGGCAAAACTGGCCCTGCCGGTGCCTGCAAATCAGGCCTCGCCGCTGCGTCTCTTTGCAGACAGCATTTACGAGCATTTCAAGACGACCTTCGCCAAAGCCGCAGGTTGA
- a CDS encoding alpha/beta hydrolase: MMPAPEDIEPSVSACLVDESCQAVNILFGSNRQIIFGKELESFNRFGSTPETPFTMLNGRRLLLGDITVTVPKKREIGTISRPPEIAGKRLGFALDPKKHFVFVDYGYLSEEEFMATLADKDSAFIFVHGFNVSFKSAAMRAAQLKVDGEFDGQAMIYSWPTQQHSGVNAAPAYRASREEAEAARRYFRQFLDMVRQDTDSQNIHIIAHSMGNYMMMEVLAALAEETEEEGEQFGQIIFAAPDVDRDRFIEWAEQIDGLGRGMTLYASKRDVSMDISRQLCRLQSGEACGPRAGFVPEDGPITLTNATLDTLDVSNLPDRSFTPLDEHDYYGGDLYILKDIGKLIRTGLRAPREDFWEEEGGGPNGRWWRVPEIFRQ, translated from the coding sequence ATGATGCCGGCGCCAGAAGATATCGAGCCATCTGTTTCGGCCTGCCTTGTGGATGAGAGCTGTCAGGCCGTGAACATCCTTTTCGGCTCCAACCGGCAGATCATTTTCGGCAAGGAGCTTGAGAGCTTCAACCGTTTCGGCAGCACGCCGGAGACACCCTTCACCATGCTGAATGGCCGCCGCCTACTGCTTGGCGATATCACAGTTACGGTGCCGAAAAAGCGCGAGATCGGCACGATCAGCCGGCCGCCCGAGATCGCCGGCAAGCGCCTTGGCTTTGCGCTCGATCCCAAGAAACACTTCGTCTTTGTCGACTATGGCTATCTTTCCGAAGAGGAGTTCATGGCGACGCTGGCCGATAAGGACAGCGCCTTCATCTTCGTGCACGGATTTAACGTCAGTTTCAAAAGCGCCGCGATGCGTGCCGCACAGCTCAAGGTCGATGGCGAGTTTGACGGACAGGCGATGATCTATAGCTGGCCTACCCAGCAGCATAGCGGGGTCAATGCCGCGCCCGCCTATCGCGCCTCCCGCGAGGAAGCAGAGGCCGCAAGGCGCTATTTCCGGCAGTTCCTCGACATGGTCCGTCAGGATACGGACAGCCAGAACATCCATATCATCGCCCACTCCATGGGCAATTACATGATGATGGAAGTGCTGGCGGCGCTGGCCGAGGAAACCGAGGAAGAGGGCGAGCAGTTCGGCCAGATCATCTTTGCCGCGCCGGATGTCGACCGCGACCGCTTCATCGAATGGGCAGAGCAGATCGACGGGCTGGGCCGCGGCATGACGCTTTATGCGTCAAAGCGCGATGTCTCGATGGATATCTCCCGCCAGCTCTGCCGCCTCCAAAGCGGGGAGGCCTGCGGACCGCGCGCAGGGTTCGTGCCTGAGGACGGACCGATCACCCTGACCAATGCGACGCTCGACACGCTCGATGTCTCGAACCTGCCGGACCGGAGTTTCACCCCGCTTGATGAGCACGATTATTATGGGGGCGATCTCTATATCCTGAAGGATATCGGCAAGCTGATCCGCACAGGCCTTCGCGCGCCGCGCGAGGATTTCTGGGAAGAGGAAGGCGGCGGGCCGAATGGCCGGTGGTGGCGCGTGCCGGAAATCTTCCGGCAATAG
- the gmk gene encoding guanylate kinase — translation MTSSVSIARRGMLFVVSSPSGAGKTTLSRRLLEADKDIDISISFTTRPMRPGEKDGVDYSFVGENTFLRMQKDGEFLESAKVFDNWYGTPKGPVMTAIEEGRDVLFDIDWQGAQQLAEVVRGDLVTVFILPPSRQALFERLKNRAQDSDEVVAKRMSQADHEISHYAEYGYVIVNHDLELASRQLLAILHAERLRRRRQTGLRDFVQSMIGEDGA, via the coding sequence ATGACTTCTTCCGTTTCCATCGCCCGTCGCGGCATGCTCTTCGTTGTTTCCAGTCCTTCCGGGGCAGGAAAGACGACCCTCTCACGACGCCTTCTTGAAGCGGACAAGGATATCGATATCTCGATTTCCTTCACGACCCGCCCGATGCGACCGGGCGAGAAGGACGGCGTTGATTATTCCTTTGTTGGCGAGAACACATTCCTTCGTATGCAGAAGGATGGCGAATTCCTTGAATCAGCTAAGGTCTTTGACAACTGGTACGGCACGCCAAAGGGCCCCGTCATGACCGCGATAGAGGAGGGCCGCGATGTCCTCTTTGATATTGACTGGCAGGGCGCCCAGCAGCTTGCCGAAGTCGTGCGCGGCGATCTCGTCACCGTCTTCATCCTGCCGCCGTCCCGTCAGGCGCTGTTCGAGCGTCTGAAAAACCGGGCGCAGGATTCAGATGAAGTTGTTGCCAAACGCATGTCGCAGGCTGACCACGAAATCTCTCACTATGCGGAATATGGCTATGTGATCGTCAATCACGATCTGGAACTGGCGAGCCGCCAGCTACTAGCCATCCTCCATGCCGAGCGCCTGCGCCGCCGCCGCCAAACGGGTTTGCGGGATTTCGTTCAGTCGATGATCGGTGAAGACGGCGCCTGA
- a CDS encoding helicase HerA-like domain-containing protein has protein sequence MSEDGKIFLGASDQDVELALKYANRHGLISGATGTGKTVTLQIMTEGFSNAGVPVFVADVKGDLSGLAVEGAETEKEFLYSRAEQIGLDGYGPAAMPVVFWDLFGEKGHPVRATVTEMGPLLLSQMLELNPTQEGVLAVTFRVADEEGLPLLDLEDLRALLTNVAERRAELSARYGNVSAASVAAIQRRLLQLEDQGAKHFFGEPRLDLNDFFRTTRDGRGHVNILAADRLMMTPKLYATFLLWLLSELFEELPEIGDPEKPILVFFFDEAHLLFDDAPPALLDRIEQVVRLIRSKGVGVYFSTQSPLDVPDSVSRQLGNRVQHALRAYTPKERRAVRAAAETFRPNPDFNSVDVITELGIGEALVSTLLKKGVPAEVERTLIRPPSSRLGPATNAERAAIMKEDGLGRIYDEAIDRHSAADILAERAERAAEEAEAAEKRAAKEKERSRKTKTTSSRSRSRRMSSTEKAVNQAVRTGTSTLIRELIRGVLGGLKRR, from the coding sequence ATGAGCGAAGATGGGAAAATCTTTCTCGGCGCCAGTGATCAGGATGTCGAACTGGCCCTGAAATATGCCAACCGGCATGGGCTGATCTCCGGCGCGACGGGCACCGGGAAAACCGTCACCTTACAGATCATGACGGAAGGATTCTCGAATGCCGGGGTGCCGGTCTTCGTTGCCGATGTGAAAGGTGACCTCTCCGGTCTGGCGGTCGAAGGTGCCGAGACTGAGAAGGAATTCCTTTATTCCCGCGCGGAGCAAATCGGCCTCGACGGATATGGCCCGGCTGCCATGCCGGTCGTCTTCTGGGATCTCTTCGGGGAGAAAGGCCATCCGGTTCGCGCAACCGTCACGGAGATGGGGCCGCTCCTTCTCTCTCAGATGCTGGAGCTGAACCCGACACAGGAAGGTGTGCTTGCCGTCACCTTCCGCGTTGCCGATGAAGAAGGCCTGCCGCTTCTCGATCTTGAAGACCTTCGCGCCCTCCTCACCAATGTAGCTGAACGGCGGGCCGAGCTGTCCGCGAGATATGGCAATGTGTCGGCAGCATCCGTCGCCGCCATCCAGCGGCGCCTCCTCCAGCTTGAGGATCAGGGTGCAAAGCATTTTTTCGGCGAGCCCCGGCTCGACCTCAATGATTTCTTCCGTACCACGCGCGATGGCCGTGGGCATGTGAATATCCTCGCCGCCGACCGACTGATGATGACGCCGAAACTCTATGCGACCTTCCTTTTATGGCTTCTTTCCGAGTTGTTCGAAGAGCTGCCCGAGATCGGTGACCCGGAAAAACCGATCCTCGTTTTCTTCTTTGATGAAGCGCACCTTCTGTTCGACGATGCCCCGCCTGCCCTTCTTGATCGGATCGAACAGGTCGTCCGGCTGATCCGCTCAAAAGGTGTCGGGGTCTACTTCTCAACGCAAAGCCCGCTCGATGTGCCCGACAGCGTCTCGCGGCAGCTCGGCAACCGCGTCCAGCATGCCTTGCGCGCCTATACGCCCAAAGAACGCCGTGCTGTCCGGGCGGCGGCGGAGACCTTCCGCCCCAATCCCGATTTTAACAGTGTCGATGTGATCACCGAACTCGGGATCGGTGAAGCACTCGTCAGTACACTCCTTAAAAAAGGGGTCCCGGCAGAGGTGGAACGCACCCTAATTCGCCCGCCCTCCTCACGGCTCGGCCCGGCAACGAATGCTGAGCGCGCTGCGATCATGAAAGAGGACGGACTCGGGCGAATCTATGATGAGGCCATCGACCGACACTCCGCTGCTGACATCTTGGCTGAACGAGCAGAACGCGCAGCGGAAGAAGCCGAAGCGGCAGAGAAACGGGCCGCAAAGGAGAAGGAGCGCAGCAGGAAGACGAAGACAACGTCCAGCCGCAGCCGCTCCCGCCGTATGAGCTCGACGGAAAAGGCGGTTAATCAGGCCGTCAGGACTGGTACGAGTACGCTGATAAGAGAGCTTATCCGGGGCGTGCTTGGCGGGCTGAAACGGCGCTGA
- the fni gene encoding type 2 isopentenyl-diphosphate Delta-isomerase, producing MSDKSPDIARRKSDHIDIVLGQDVGFAKLTTEFERIRFIHNALPELSLDEIDLSAKLFGRAIKAPVLISSMTGGPHHAEGINRHLAEAAEELGLAFAIGSQRIALEEQGSAGMTRELRKLAPSVPLIGNLGAAQIRSEEGVDLARRAIDMIEADGLFIHLNPLQEAIQPGGDRDWRGVLKGIERLCRAGLPIAVKEVGFGLSAQVVNRLVGAGVCTIDVAGAGGTNWARVEGYRGKADEALAAAFTEWGIPTAKAIHDARLMAPKATLIASGGIRDGVEAAKAIRLGADIVGQAAATLGAAVNSTDEVIGHFTRLIETLKVTCFVTGSSGLAALRQAKLEAQT from the coding sequence ATGAGTGACAAATCCCCGGATATCGCCCGGCGCAAATCGGATCATATCGACATCGTGCTCGGCCAGGATGTCGGTTTTGCGAAACTGACGACCGAATTTGAGCGCATCCGCTTCATTCACAACGCGCTGCCCGAACTCTCGCTCGATGAGATCGATCTCTCAGCGAAGCTGTTCGGTCGCGCGATAAAAGCGCCCGTCCTGATCAGCTCGATGACCGGCGGGCCGCATCATGCCGAGGGCATCAATCGTCATCTCGCCGAAGCCGCCGAGGAACTCGGCCTTGCTTTCGCCATTGGCTCCCAGCGGATCGCGCTGGAAGAACAGGGTTCGGCCGGCATGACGCGGGAGTTACGGAAACTTGCGCCGTCCGTGCCGCTGATTGGCAATCTCGGCGCGGCCCAGATCCGGAGCGAGGAAGGCGTCGATCTTGCCCGCCGCGCAATCGACATGATTGAGGCGGATGGGCTCTTCATCCATCTTAACCCGCTCCAGGAAGCGATTCAGCCGGGCGGCGATCGAGACTGGCGTGGCGTTCTCAAGGGGATTGAGCGGCTCTGCCGTGCGGGCTTGCCTATTGCGGTGAAGGAAGTCGGCTTTGGTCTCTCCGCACAGGTCGTAAATCGCCTCGTCGGGGCGGGCGTTTGCACGATCGATGTCGCCGGCGCCGGCGGCACCAACTGGGCACGGGTCGAGGGTTATCGCGGCAAGGCGGACGAAGCGCTGGCTGCCGCCTTCACCGAATGGGGCATCCCGACCGCGAAAGCCATTCACGACGCGCGGCTTATGGCCCCCAAGGCGACGCTGATCGCCTCAGGCGGCATTCGTGATGGGGTCGAGGCGGCAAAAGCCATTCGTCTGGGAGCTGACATAGTCGGTCAAGCGGCCGCCACACTCGGCGCAGCCGTCAACAGCACAGACGAAGTGATCGGGCATTTCACCCGGCTCATTGAAACGTTGAAAGTGACCTGTTTTGTGACGGGGTCATCGGGCCTTGCAGCCCTCAGACAGGCTAAGCTCGAAGCTCAGACTTGA
- a CDS encoding DUF4440 domain-containing protein gives MFKSLFMSVATICAMPVDREADEEKIATIKSEVWPSLYRNQDVEGLGEFLAPSFVNLGPDGSAESREQSLAWVASHEWNPENFTYSIERFDWFSDDLVLVSGKGRSDRTDETGEPCRHEYFSSNLLRRTPETDLGWQALNSHVSGIGCEPEDRDH, from the coding sequence ATGTTCAAGAGCCTTTTCATGTCCGTTGCGACGATCTGCGCGATGCCGGTCGACCGGGAGGCGGATGAGGAAAAGATTGCGACGATCAAATCGGAGGTCTGGCCCTCCCTCTACCGCAATCAGGATGTCGAAGGCTTGGGTGAATTCCTTGCGCCATCCTTCGTCAATCTGGGGCCGGACGGTTCCGCCGAATCGCGTGAACAATCCCTCGCCTGGGTTGCAAGCCATGAGTGGAACCCTGAGAATTTCACTTATTCGATCGAGCGCTTCGACTGGTTCAGTGACGACCTCGTGCTGGTCAGCGGCAAGGGGCGGTCGGACCGGACCGATGAGACGGGCGAGCCCTGCCGACATGAATATTTCTCTTCCAATCTGTTACGCCGCACCCCGGAAACCGATCTTGGCTGGCAGGCACTGAACAGCCATGTCTCCGGCATTGGCTGCGAACCGGAAGATCGGGATCACTGA
- a CDS encoding Hpt domain-containing protein gives MGQLSMIDVKHLDRYVAGDRALRDEILAIYEEQVETWVSMLDPTAGDDAWRDAAHALKGASRGVGAWELGDLCASAEEMIGGAADVTKRSEVVTRLREILTATIDDVRRLRTVQV, from the coding sequence ATGGGCCAGCTCTCGATGATCGATGTAAAACACCTCGACCGTTATGTTGCGGGTGATCGGGCATTGCGCGATGAAATTCTCGCGATCTACGAGGAGCAGGTTGAAACCTGGGTCAGCATGCTGGACCCGACCGCCGGTGATGATGCCTGGCGGGATGCCGCACATGCCCTTAAAGGCGCCAGCCGTGGAGTGGGGGCATGGGAGCTTGGCGATCTCTGTGCCAGCGCCGAAGAAATGATTGGCGGCGCAGCGGATGTCACCAAGCGGTCTGAAGTCGTTACGCGCCTTCGCGAAATCCTGACCGCCACGATTGACGATGTGCGCCGTCTGCGGACGGTTCAAGTCTGA
- a CDS encoding YicC/YloC family endoribonuclease translates to MTTSMTGFGAAEGAVPLSDGKTAGWRWELKGVNGKSLDVKMRMPSGLETIEPTFRAMITTSVGRGTIHTSLQLDRAQDEAQLVVDETALGTVLNAINQISDKIPCDPPRPDTILGLKGILTAAEKAQSEEDKAALEAGLLAGLSDAIEAFSLSRKAEGSQLAAVLDDQLAKMTALTEKAKSLAGTALTHHLEQIRGKIRDLIGDGIPDERTEQEAVMMAVKSDIREELDRLDGHLAQAREYLSAGGVIGRQLDFLAQELGREVNTLTSKAWTLEIKRIGLDLKLLVDQFREQVQNIE, encoded by the coding sequence GTGACCACCAGCATGACCGGATTTGGTGCCGCCGAAGGGGCGGTGCCGTTAAGTGACGGCAAGACGGCTGGCTGGCGCTGGGAGCTGAAAGGCGTCAATGGCAAGAGCCTCGACGTCAAGATGCGCATGCCTTCGGGTCTGGAGACGATCGAGCCGACTTTCCGTGCCATGATCACCACCAGCGTTGGCCGGGGCACGATCCATACATCGCTGCAGCTCGACCGCGCGCAGGACGAGGCGCAGCTCGTCGTCGATGAGACTGCGCTCGGCACGGTCCTCAATGCGATCAACCAGATCAGCGACAAAATCCCCTGCGATCCGCCGCGGCCCGATACGATCCTTGGTCTGAAAGGCATCCTGACCGCTGCCGAGAAAGCCCAGAGCGAAGAAGACAAAGCGGCGCTCGAAGCGGGTCTTCTGGCCGGGCTCAGCGACGCCATCGAGGCATTTAGTCTGTCGAGGAAAGCGGAAGGCAGCCAGCTTGCTGCTGTGCTTGACGATCAACTCGCCAAGATGACGGCGCTGACGGAAAAGGCAAAATCCCTTGCCGGGACGGCGCTCACGCATCACCTCGAACAGATCAGAGGGAAGATCCGTGACCTGATCGGTGACGGCATCCCCGACGAGCGGACCGAGCAGGAAGCCGTCATGATGGCCGTGAAATCCGACATCCGCGAGGAGCTCGACCGGCTCGATGGACATCTGGCTCAGGCCCGCGAATATCTCTCCGCAGGCGGTGTGATTGGCCGCCAGCTCGATTTCCTTGCGCAGGAGCTGGGCCGGGAGGTCAATACCCTGACCTCGAAAGCCTGGACGCTGGAGATCAAGCGGATCGGCCTTGACCTCAAACTCCTGGTGGACCAGTTCCGCGAGCAGGTACAGAATATCGAATGA
- the trmFO gene encoding methylenetetrahydrofolate--tRNA-(uracil(54)-C(5))-methyltransferase (FADH(2)-oxidizing) TrmFO, with translation MTDITIIGAGLAGSEAAWQAAEAGATVTLHEMRPVKGTDAHQTGLCAELVCSNSFRSDDAETNAVGLLHEEMRRCGSLILKCADAHQVPAGGALAVDRDGFSQAVTDALEAHPNITILREEITALPEPGSNAIIATGPLTSGALADAIKEVAGDDDLAFFDAIAPIIHKESIDFDKAWFQSRYDKPGPGGTGKDYINLAMDEGEYNAFLDALIAGEKTEFKDWEKDTPYFEGCLPVEVMAERGRETLRFGPMKPVGLTNPHKDVKPHAVVQLRQDNALGTLYNMVGFQTKLKYGAQSEVFRMIPGLENAQFARLGGIHRNTFLNSPKILGTDLAVKSRPGLRFAGQITGVEGYLESAAIGLLTGRFAAAEAKGGTPSLPPRTTALGALHFHITEGHIDGGKGSFQPMNVNFGLFPEMTAPSRDAEGKRLRGKEKGRAKKRLMSARALEDLAQWLGQAKAA, from the coding sequence ATGACAGATATCACGATCATTGGCGCCGGGCTTGCAGGGTCAGAGGCCGCCTGGCAGGCCGCCGAAGCTGGCGCGACCGTCACCCTTCACGAAATGCGGCCCGTCAAAGGCACCGACGCGCACCAGACTGGGCTCTGCGCGGAACTTGTCTGCTCGAACTCCTTCCGCTCGGATGATGCCGAAACCAACGCAGTCGGCCTCCTTCATGAAGAGATGCGGCGTTGTGGTTCGCTGATCCTCAAATGCGCGGACGCCCATCAGGTGCCCGCCGGCGGAGCCCTCGCCGTTGACCGGGACGGATTCTCCCAGGCCGTGACCGACGCGCTTGAGGCGCATCCGAACATCACGATCCTCCGTGAGGAGATCACCGCCTTGCCCGAGCCCGGGAGCAATGCCATCATCGCGACCGGCCCCCTCACCTCCGGCGCGCTCGCCGATGCGATCAAGGAAGTTGCCGGAGACGATGACCTCGCCTTCTTCGATGCCATCGCGCCGATCATCCATAAGGAATCGATCGACTTCGACAAGGCATGGTTCCAGTCCCGCTATGACAAGCCGGGCCCCGGCGGGACGGGCAAAGACTATATCAACCTCGCCATGGACGAGGGTGAGTATAACGCCTTTCTCGATGCGCTGATCGCGGGCGAGAAAACCGAGTTCAAGGACTGGGAAAAAGACACACCCTATTTCGAGGGCTGCCTGCCGGTCGAGGTGATGGCCGAACGGGGCCGAGAGACCTTACGCTTCGGGCCGATGAAGCCGGTCGGCCTCACCAATCCGCATAAGGACGTGAAACCTCACGCGGTCGTCCAGCTGCGGCAGGATAATGCCCTCGGCACGCTCTATAATATGGTGGGCTTCCAGACGAAGCTGAAATATGGGGCGCAGTCGGAGGTCTTCCGGATGATACCGGGGCTTGAGAATGCGCAATTCGCCCGTCTCGGCGGCATTCACCGGAACACCTTCCTCAATTCGCCGAAGATTCTCGGGACTGACCTTGCCGTCAAATCACGGCCGGGCCTGCGCTTTGCCGGGCAGATCACGGGCGTTGAGGGCTATCTTGAAAGCGCTGCTATCGGGCTGCTGACGGGGCGTTTTGCGGCGGCCGAAGCCAAGGGCGGCACCCCGTCCCTTCCGCCGCGCACGACCGCGCTCGGGGCCCTCCACTTCCATATCACCGAAGGCCATATCGATGGCGGCAAGGGCAGCTTTCAGCCGATGAATGTCAATTTCGGCCTCTTCCCGGAAATGACCGCGCCGTCCCGTGACGCTGAGGGCAAGCGCCTGCGCGGCAAGGAAAAAGGCCGTGCCAAGAAGAGGCTGATGAGCGCGCGAGCCCTCGAAGACCTTGCCCAATGGCTCGGTCAGGCAAAGGCAGCCTGA